In Pectobacterium aroidearum, the following are encoded in one genomic region:
- a CDS encoding SymE family type I addiction module toxin: protein MNLKGRWLEECGFITGMPMTVTVERGRIIIETQINL from the coding sequence ATCAACCTCAAAGGCCGCTGGCTGGAAGAGTGTGGCTTTATCACCGGGATGCCAATGACCGTGACGGTGGAGCGGGGCAGGATTATTATTGAGACGCAGATTAATCTGTAG
- a CDS encoding barstar family protein: protein MKLIVLDGEKQKTPHDIYDHLSQELAFGPYFGRNADALYDFITPIDDECRPLIVEWRNSSVFKNSYPEEFSRLLSTFRNIAIFSGFNEDVFKFNVS, encoded by the coding sequence ATGAAACTCATCGTCCTTGATGGTGAAAAACAGAAAACACCACATGATATTTATGATCATCTTTCACAAGAGTTAGCGTTTGGTCCTTATTTTGGAAGAAACGCAGATGCACTATATGATTTCATAACCCCGATTGATGATGAATGTCGACCATTGATCGTGGAATGGAGGAATAGTTCTGTTTTTAAAAATAGTTATCCAGAAGAGTTTTCAAGGTTGTTATCAACCTTCAGAAATATAGCAATATTTTCTGGATTTAACGAGGACGTTTTTAAGTTTAATGTTTCTTGA
- the pvcA gene encoding L-tyrosine isonitrile synthase, whose product MDIINNELVSSLILSELIQYRRRFTHSTKPISEEESQVTQVQLPRIRAFIEEGRRIELILPAFPVKSPSPYKVLGRKPDMAERLSLTFLNSLCQRIQLYYPPGAHIRICSDGHVFGDLIGTSDETINLYQDEIESLLHELGAVHLSVFNLKDVENMAPLTADYDYLRQRLVEDYAESEEDIKAQLMQSEEGLQLYRSITRFLYEDSLRPDYTGSNAALQKDAKKRACGVIQRSWAWGNLLAEQFPDAIRLSIHPQPSDSLKLGIHMMPTKDDWLTPWHGVAANVNGQFVLMKNADAQQLDGEIVEIRGTPSHYLVKQPDMA is encoded by the coding sequence TTGGATATAATAAATAATGAATTAGTTTCATCGCTAATATTAAGTGAGTTAATTCAATATCGACGCAGATTTACCCATTCGACGAAACCGATTAGTGAAGAAGAGTCTCAGGTGACTCAGGTTCAATTACCCAGAATCCGTGCCTTTATTGAAGAAGGCCGTCGCATTGAACTTATTCTCCCGGCATTTCCGGTGAAATCTCCCAGCCCTTATAAGGTGTTAGGGAGAAAACCAGATATGGCGGAGCGCTTGTCCCTGACCTTCCTGAATTCGTTATGTCAGCGTATTCAGCTGTATTATCCGCCCGGTGCACATATCCGTATTTGCTCAGATGGACATGTATTTGGCGATCTGATTGGGACTAGCGACGAAACGATTAATCTCTATCAGGATGAGATTGAAAGTTTACTTCATGAACTAGGAGCTGTTCATCTCAGCGTCTTTAACCTTAAGGACGTAGAGAATATGGCGCCGCTTACTGCTGATTATGATTATCTTCGCCAGCGACTGGTTGAGGATTACGCCGAGTCAGAAGAGGACATTAAAGCGCAGCTCATGCAGAGCGAAGAAGGCTTGCAGCTTTATCGTTCAATAACCCGCTTTCTCTATGAAGATAGCCTGCGCCCTGACTATACCGGTTCTAACGCGGCGTTACAGAAGGATGCTAAAAAGCGCGCGTGTGGCGTTATTCAACGCAGTTGGGCGTGGGGCAACCTGCTTGCTGAGCAATTTCCTGACGCGATCCGTTTGTCCATTCACCCTCAGCCTTCGGACAGCCTGAAGCTGGGTATTCATATGATGCCTACCAAGGACGATTGGTTGACGCCCTGGCATGGGGTTGCCGCCAATGTTAATGGGCAGTTTGTGTTGATGAAGAATGCTGATGCGCAGCAGTTGGACGGTGAGATTGTGGAAATCCGTGGTACACCCAGCCATTACTTAGTTAAACAGCCTGATATGGCATAA
- a CDS encoding TauD/TfdA family dioxygenase — MENSMNCHLEPLSPFGVLLTPVEEGQGIATLPIDTLRALAREHHLLVLRGFSSGFSDPETLTEYAGHWGEIMMWPFGAVLDVKEHADTKDHIFDNSYVPLHWDGMYKPTIPEFQLFHCVSAPGQDQGGRTTFVDTTRLLAEADTQLADKWRTVSITYRIKAVVHYGGEVTSPLVIPHPNGTGEIMRYNEPPTEGERFLNQHALEYHNVTPETQNAFSQTLRQHLYDPRYYYAHKWLQGDVVIADNFSLLHGREAFTAQSARHLQRVHIQGTPICVNTCIDNAA; from the coding sequence ATGGAAAATAGCATGAACTGTCACCTTGAACCGCTTTCCCCTTTTGGTGTATTGCTGACGCCTGTTGAAGAAGGACAGGGCATCGCCACACTGCCAATTGACACTCTGCGTGCGCTCGCCCGAGAGCATCATCTTCTGGTACTGCGTGGGTTTTCTTCCGGGTTTTCCGATCCTGAAACGTTGACCGAATACGCTGGTCACTGGGGGGAAATCATGATGTGGCCTTTTGGGGCGGTGCTCGACGTGAAAGAGCATGCGGATACCAAGGATCATATCTTTGATAATAGCTATGTACCGCTGCACTGGGATGGCATGTACAAACCAACCATACCCGAGTTTCAACTGTTCCACTGCGTTTCTGCGCCGGGGCAGGATCAAGGCGGACGTACCACCTTTGTTGACACCACGCGCTTATTGGCAGAGGCCGACACACAATTAGCCGATAAGTGGCGCACTGTTTCAATCACTTACCGTATTAAAGCCGTTGTGCATTACGGTGGTGAAGTCACTTCTCCATTGGTCATCCCTCACCCCAACGGCACCGGTGAGATCATGCGTTATAACGAGCCGCCGACCGAAGGAGAGCGTTTCCTTAACCAGCATGCGCTGGAATACCATAATGTCACGCCGGAAACGCAAAACGCATTTAGTCAGACGTTGCGGCAGCACCTGTACGATCCCCGTTATTACTATGCGCATAAATGGTTGCAGGGCGATGTTGTCATAGCCGACAACTTCTCGCTGCTGCATGGTCGCGAAGCCTTTACGGCCCAGTCTGCGCGTCACCTGCAACGGGTTCACATTCAGGGTACTCCGATTTGTGTGAATACCTGTATTGATAACGCAGCATAA
- a CDS encoding nucleotide disphospho-sugar-binding domain-containing protein: MAHILMAAMATPGHVYPLLTIARYLVEQGNDVTLFSGALFREQAEAAGVGFIPFSDDIDFDYRHLEQHFPQRAMLPPGNAQMALALKDFFAAPIPLLDRQLRDALAKTDADLLMVENCFYGVLPLLLSGQRPPVIVIGVTPLSYSTRDSVFYGPRIPPKLLPPDLSHEQLVDEETRALMSEVQRAFDHAMVQSGGKPLEQPFMDALIGRCDRFLQLSTTELEYQRDDLPQSVRFIGPLSRQIAAERVPEWWTADDSRPLIIVSQGTLANVDLQQLIGPTLRALADLPVRVLATTGGRAVDSLQPSLPENARVVRFLSYDDWLPRASIFITNGGYGSINAALKDGVPLIVAGVGEDKQESAARVVFAKCGINLQTSTPSEQQIKQSVIEILEDPGYLQRARWIKADYASHDALALIQAEVHALSFSKEYLSKEDGIASARDASLLRV; encoded by the coding sequence ATGGCACATATTCTTATGGCGGCGATGGCAACGCCGGGGCATGTTTATCCTTTGCTGACTATCGCCCGCTATTTGGTTGAGCAAGGGAATGACGTCACGCTGTTTAGCGGGGCGTTGTTCCGCGAGCAGGCGGAGGCGGCTGGCGTCGGGTTTATCCCTTTTAGTGATGACATTGATTTTGACTACCGACACCTTGAACAGCATTTCCCCCAGCGTGCCATGCTGCCGCCGGGTAATGCACAGATGGCTTTGGCGCTGAAAGATTTTTTTGCAGCACCGATTCCCTTGTTGGATCGCCAGTTGCGTGACGCGTTGGCAAAAACCGATGCCGATCTGCTCATGGTTGAAAACTGTTTTTATGGTGTCCTGCCGTTGTTGCTTTCTGGGCAGCGTCCGCCCGTCATCGTCATCGGGGTTACGCCGCTGTCCTATTCGACGCGAGATTCAGTTTTCTATGGACCTCGTATTCCTCCGAAATTGCTGCCACCCGATCTGAGCCATGAACAGCTTGTTGATGAGGAAACGCGGGCATTGATGAGTGAAGTTCAGCGCGCGTTTGATCATGCGATGGTGCAGTCGGGAGGGAAGCCCCTCGAACAGCCTTTTATGGATGCGCTGATTGGCCGCTGCGATCGTTTCTTGCAGCTATCCACTACCGAGCTAGAGTATCAGCGTGATGATTTGCCACAAAGTGTGCGATTTATCGGGCCTCTATCTCGCCAGATTGCAGCAGAACGTGTTCCTGAATGGTGGACGGCGGATGACAGTCGGCCGCTTATTATCGTTTCACAAGGAACACTGGCGAATGTCGATCTCCAGCAACTGATTGGGCCGACACTGCGTGCGCTGGCTGATTTACCTGTCAGGGTGCTGGCGACCACAGGAGGGCGTGCGGTTGATTCACTGCAACCCTCTTTGCCTGAAAATGCCAGAGTGGTGCGTTTCCTCTCTTATGATGATTGGTTGCCCAGGGCGTCGATCTTCATCACCAACGGTGGATACGGTTCGATAAATGCTGCATTGAAGGATGGTGTGCCTTTAATTGTGGCCGGGGTAGGAGAAGATAAGCAGGAAAGTGCTGCACGTGTGGTATTCGCCAAATGTGGAATTAACTTGCAAACCAGTACGCCAAGTGAACAGCAGATTAAGCAGTCTGTTATTGAGATACTGGAGGATCCGGGCTATTTGCAGCGCGCAAGATGGATTAAGGCAGATTATGCCAGCCACGATGCGTTGGCTCTGATTCAGGCCGAAGTTCATGCACTCTCTTTTTCAAAGGAATACCTGTCAAAGGAGGACGGTATAGCATCAGCCAGGGATGCTTCTCTGCTCCGCGTTTAG
- a CDS encoding bacteriocin immunity protein: protein MKLFLAVIFSALMIPQTGFSATKTDALTLLKHLDVTTFRSSFGPKHFPKGTLLKDTGDYEFSQEKDRADATEKDGSWIYSLTIISENEKEIIACFVDDAQIGSYFSTSPFLIKKTKNAQAYSVIELDHDVEGCTLNPKDQ, encoded by the coding sequence ATGAAATTATTTTTAGCTGTGATTTTTTCAGCATTGATGATTCCTCAGACCGGCTTTTCAGCAACAAAAACGGATGCGCTGACGTTGCTGAAACATTTGGATGTGACCACTTTCCGCAGTTCTTTTGGGCCGAAACATTTCCCTAAGGGAACGCTGCTGAAGGATACCGGTGACTATGAGTTTAGCCAGGAAAAAGACCGGGCAGACGCAACGGAAAAAGATGGCAGTTGGATATATTCGCTAACGATTATCTCGGAAAATGAAAAAGAGATAATTGCCTGTTTCGTAGATGATGCGCAGATTGGGAGCTATTTTTCGACAAGTCCTTTCCTGATAAAGAAAACGAAAAATGCTCAGGCCTATTCGGTGATTGAGCTTGATCACGACGTAGAAGGATGCACACTCAATCCCAAAGATCAATAA
- the grxB gene encoding glutaredoxin 2 has product MKLFIYEHCPFCVRARMIFGLKDLPVEQSVIMEGDVDTPTRMVGRKVVPILQKEDGSFMPESMDIVHYVDSKQAPLIADKAVDAEIETWCKSVSSAVFNLAVPRFTKADFKELSTPEARHAYILREEKAFGDLDVLLAKTPELIAEVEQKLNELEPRLANVSAISTTDFILFPILLSLTIVKGVQFGPNVQAYLERVSKASKVALLTDKAL; this is encoded by the coding sequence ATGAAACTTTTCATTTACGAACACTGCCCATTCTGTGTCAGAGCCAGAATGATTTTTGGTCTGAAAGATCTGCCTGTTGAGCAATCGGTCATTATGGAAGGCGATGTCGACACGCCAACGCGCATGGTGGGTCGCAAAGTGGTGCCGATCCTGCAGAAAGAAGATGGCAGCTTCATGCCGGAAAGTATGGATATCGTCCACTATGTCGATAGCAAGCAAGCGCCGTTAATCGCCGACAAAGCGGTTGATGCAGAGATAGAAACCTGGTGTAAGTCCGTTTCCAGTGCGGTGTTTAACCTTGCTGTTCCCCGCTTCACGAAAGCGGATTTCAAAGAGCTTTCCACGCCAGAAGCGCGTCATGCCTACATCCTGCGTGAAGAAAAGGCCTTCGGCGATCTGGATGTGCTACTCGCGAAAACCCCCGAGCTGATTGCGGAAGTGGAACAAAAACTCAACGAACTGGAGCCGCGACTGGCAAACGTCAGTGCCATTTCCACCACCGATTTTATCCTGTTCCCTATCTTGCTATCACTCACGATCGTAAAAGGCGTGCAGTTTGGTCCTAACGTTCAGGCGTACCTTGAGCGGGTATCAAAAGCCAGCAAGGTCGCGTTGTTGACCGATAAAGCGCTGTAA
- a CDS encoding LysR family transcriptional regulator, protein MDRLSALETFICVFETGSFSAASRRLGIGQPAVSKAIMQLENHLATPLLLRSTRGLTPTEAGQHFYEQISPALKMLGEAQEQVVSGSAALSGRLRICAPVTFARLHIMPRLHEFMAEHPQLNVDVILDDRPIDLIAEGIDVALRLGEMKDSSLIAQRLASCSMRLLATPDYFARHGVPASPDVLAAHPAVIYLQGDRTNRWIFSRDGAQTTVFPKGRIRVSAAEGVRAAVLSGAGLAVASEWMFAPELEHGQVVTALDSWTLGKMDLWAVYPGGRMTSVRARIFTDFVQRFFS, encoded by the coding sequence ATGGATCGCCTCAGCGCGCTGGAAACATTTATCTGCGTTTTTGAAACGGGGTCGTTTTCCGCTGCGTCCCGCAGGCTTGGTATCGGGCAGCCTGCGGTTTCCAAGGCGATTATGCAGCTTGAAAATCATCTGGCAACGCCGCTGCTGCTTCGTTCTACCCGAGGGCTGACGCCGACAGAAGCAGGGCAGCATTTTTATGAGCAAATTTCCCCTGCGTTAAAAATGCTGGGTGAGGCTCAGGAGCAGGTGGTGAGCGGGAGCGCGGCGTTGTCTGGTCGGCTGCGTATCTGTGCGCCGGTAACCTTTGCCAGACTACACATCATGCCTCGTCTCCATGAGTTCATGGCAGAACATCCCCAGCTAAACGTTGATGTCATTCTGGATGATCGCCCAATTGATCTGATTGCTGAAGGGATTGATGTTGCATTGCGTTTGGGTGAAATGAAGGATTCCAGCCTGATCGCCCAACGGCTGGCGTCGTGTTCCATGCGCCTGTTGGCGACACCCGACTATTTTGCGCGTCATGGCGTGCCTGCTTCTCCTGATGTACTGGCTGCACATCCTGCCGTCATCTATTTGCAGGGGGATAGAACCAATCGCTGGATCTTTTCTCGGGATGGCGCACAGACCACGGTATTCCCCAAGGGACGTATCCGTGTTTCTGCGGCGGAAGGCGTGCGTGCGGCCGTGCTGTCCGGCGCAGGGCTGGCTGTAGCGTCTGAATGGATGTTTGCGCCAGAGCTGGAGCACGGGCAAGTTGTCACCGCGCTGGATTCATGGACGTTGGGGAAGATGGACCTGTGGGCCGTCTACCCCGGAGGCCGCATGACATCCGTCCGCGCCAGAATTTTTACCGATTTCGTTCAGCGTTTTTTCTCCTGA
- a CDS encoding MFS transporter: MSTLSSEADVRTQQVPGKLLIFSMAAASGISVANIYYNQPMLGVIGESFTSSGAVSLIPTVTQLGYALGLLLLVPLGDKFARRRLIVWQFLMLALASAFAALSTSAVALLSASLLIGFGATAAQQIVPAAAALANAKQRGAIVGTVMSGLLSGILLSRTIAGLVAESAGWRAMFWLSVPLALAGAWAMGRMLPASPSHHTVRYRELMHSLVTLWRGERALRKATLIQALLFASFSAFWSVLALYLESGRFHMGAAAAGLFGVVGVAGIFAAPLAGRIADRTGSRPVVIAGALLTLLSWGIFIGFDSVIGLIVGVVLLDLGVQSVLVANQHVIYGLGEAARGRINTVFMGGMFLGGAAGSSVAMAAWHHGGWLVVGGIASALAIMALLAALMKTKKA; encoded by the coding sequence ATGAGTACATTATCCAGCGAAGCCGATGTCAGAACGCAGCAGGTTCCCGGTAAATTATTGATTTTCTCAATGGCTGCAGCCAGCGGTATTTCTGTTGCCAATATCTATTACAACCAACCGATGCTGGGCGTGATCGGTGAAAGTTTTACGTCGAGCGGGGCTGTCTCGTTGATTCCAACGGTGACGCAGTTGGGCTACGCGCTGGGACTGCTATTGCTGGTTCCGCTCGGTGATAAGTTCGCTCGTCGTCGGTTGATTGTGTGGCAATTTTTGATGCTGGCGCTGGCTTCTGCGTTTGCAGCTTTGTCGACATCGGCTGTTGCTTTATTAAGTGCTTCGTTGCTCATCGGTTTTGGTGCGACCGCCGCCCAGCAGATTGTTCCGGCCGCGGCAGCGCTTGCCAATGCGAAGCAGCGCGGTGCGATTGTCGGGACGGTGATGAGCGGGTTGTTAAGTGGGATTCTGCTGAGTCGTACGATTGCGGGCCTTGTGGCGGAAAGTGCGGGCTGGCGTGCGATGTTCTGGCTGAGTGTGCCGTTGGCGCTGGCAGGTGCGTGGGCAATGGGAAGAATGTTACCGGCGTCACCCTCGCATCACACCGTTCGTTACCGTGAGCTGATGCATTCACTGGTGACGCTGTGGCGCGGTGAACGCGCATTACGCAAAGCCACGTTGATTCAGGCGCTGTTGTTTGCATCGTTCAGCGCGTTCTGGAGCGTGCTTGCGCTGTATCTGGAAAGCGGACGTTTTCACATGGGCGCTGCTGCCGCGGGTTTGTTTGGCGTGGTTGGTGTGGCGGGGATCTTTGCTGCTCCGCTGGCGGGAAGAATTGCCGACAGAACCGGTAGTCGTCCGGTTGTGATTGCCGGAGCACTGCTGACGCTGCTCTCGTGGGGAATATTCATCGGTTTCGATTCCGTTATTGGCCTGATTGTCGGCGTTGTCCTGCTCGATCTCGGCGTGCAAAGTGTGTTAGTTGCCAATCAACATGTAATTTACGGGCTCGGCGAGGCGGCCAGAGGCCGAATCAATACCGTATTCATGGGGGGTATGTTTTTAGGCGGGGCGGCGGGATCTTCGGTTGCGATGGCCGCCTGGCATCACGGGGGATGGCTGGTGGTCGGAGGGATTGCCAGCGCGTTGGCCATCATGGCATTGCTGGCTGCGCTGATGAAAACCAAAAAAGCGTGA
- a CDS encoding sensor domain-containing diguanylate cyclase gives MKIKRRHPVNLRSLILSLAIISMLITLTNAYIAVYNVQKKLITDQILSSNLNYSSKLAATTESFLSSAQQELAYSATSIADSFSDDAALLEKSEQTYHMSQSFNSIFVADTQNQIHAVYPTSLNLKGSTLTSEASKLALVEQKPLISQPYISVTGNLIVLVSSPIKDKQGNYLGYIGGTIYLKNKSVLNEFMNTHFYNDYSSVYVIDKSGIVLYHQDKQWVGKPVSNQKIKDAFRDKKSGTAAMPDMQGTPSLAGFDTVNSSGWIIITLHPSQTVIDLLSSVMRSVLYEGAPVMALTLIALTLLAFSIANPLRLLAVSASKMEEPGVIEKIKKVPSWYFEVEQLKRVILFGTLLLHKRIGKLSLQAHTDPLTGLLNRRGIYESIELILPKSNQVAAIVIDIDHFKRVNDTYGHNIGDDVIKLLAKNIKQGSRESDLICRTGGEEFLALLPDTDMKQAVDIAERLRKKVEKMPLPIPENITISLGVTCFIPGAEQIDNVLKIADDALYQAKHEGRNRVVTKVIPDSSINSHTE, from the coding sequence ATGAAAATAAAAAGACGACACCCAGTCAACTTGCGTTCACTCATTCTCTCCCTCGCCATTATCAGCATGCTCATTACGCTGACCAATGCCTATATCGCTGTTTATAATGTACAAAAGAAGCTCATCACCGATCAGATACTAAGTTCAAACCTTAACTACTCTTCCAAACTCGCGGCGACTACGGAAAGTTTTCTTTCTTCAGCACAGCAGGAGCTGGCTTACAGCGCAACCTCAATAGCGGATAGTTTTAGTGACGATGCAGCACTACTGGAGAAAAGTGAACAGACATACCACATGAGCCAAAGTTTTAATTCTATTTTCGTTGCGGATACCCAGAATCAGATACACGCGGTTTACCCAACATCGCTGAATCTGAAAGGAAGCACACTAACCTCAGAGGCCAGCAAACTAGCACTAGTGGAACAAAAGCCGTTAATCAGCCAGCCTTATATTTCAGTGACGGGCAATCTGATCGTGCTGGTGTCCTCCCCTATCAAAGACAAACAGGGAAATTACCTCGGTTACATCGGCGGAACGATTTATTTAAAAAATAAAAGCGTCTTGAATGAATTCATGAACACCCATTTCTATAACGATTACTCCAGTGTTTACGTGATCGATAAAAGTGGGATTGTTCTCTACCATCAGGATAAACAGTGGGTCGGCAAGCCCGTCAGCAACCAGAAAATCAAAGACGCCTTTCGAGACAAGAAGAGTGGCACCGCCGCAATGCCCGATATGCAAGGCACTCCCTCTCTTGCGGGTTTTGATACGGTCAATTCATCCGGCTGGATCATCATTACTTTGCACCCTTCTCAAACCGTTATCGATTTGCTTAGCAGCGTAATGCGTTCCGTTTTATATGAAGGCGCGCCAGTGATGGCATTAACGCTCATTGCACTCACCCTGCTCGCCTTCTCTATCGCCAACCCTCTGCGCCTGTTGGCCGTTTCTGCCAGTAAAATGGAGGAGCCCGGCGTGATTGAAAAAATCAAGAAAGTCCCTTCCTGGTATTTTGAGGTTGAACAGCTCAAACGCGTCATTCTTTTCGGTACCCTGCTGCTGCACAAACGCATTGGCAAACTGAGTTTGCAGGCCCACACCGATCCACTCACAGGACTACTCAATCGTCGTGGCATCTATGAAAGCATTGAACTCATTCTGCCAAAGAGCAATCAGGTTGCCGCCATCGTGATTGATATCGACCACTTCAAACGCGTGAATGATACCTACGGACACAACATCGGCGATGACGTCATCAAGTTGCTGGCTAAAAACATAAAACAGGGTTCACGTGAATCCGATCTGATTTGCCGTACTGGCGGAGAGGAATTCCTCGCACTCCTGCCCGATACCGATATGAAGCAAGCCGTTGATATTGCGGAACGGCTGCGTAAAAAAGTGGAAAAAATGCCGCTGCCGATTCCAGAAAATATCACGATCTCATTAGGCGTCACCTGCTTTATTCCGGGAGCAGAGCAGATCGATAACGTGTTGAAAATCGCAGATGACGCCCTTTATCAGGCCAAACATGAAGGCAGAAACCGAGTCGTCACCAAAGTCATTCCCGACAGTTCAATCAACAGCCACACAGAATAG
- a CDS encoding MarC family NAAT transporter: protein MLELIQTIGLGLVLILPLANPLTTVAVFLAMSGNMSQGERNRQIFQASLYVFIIMTVAYYAGQIVMNTFGISIPGLRIAGGLIVVFIGFRMLFPQQNPEHAPEVKSKKEEINGSFSANEVNIAFVPLAMPSTAGPGTIALIISTASQIKSGVDITPWVITVAPVLTFMLISLIVWLSLKSSGLIMRLIGKSGIEAISRLMGFLLVCMGVQFIINGTLEIVHSLH from the coding sequence ATGCTGGAATTGATTCAAACCATTGGTCTTGGTCTGGTGTTAATCCTGCCACTTGCGAACCCACTGACAACGGTAGCGGTATTCCTGGCGATGTCCGGCAATATGAGCCAGGGGGAACGGAATCGTCAGATATTTCAGGCCTCGCTCTACGTCTTCATCATTATGACTGTCGCGTACTATGCGGGTCAGATTGTGATGAATACCTTCGGCATTTCCATTCCCGGATTGCGCATTGCCGGCGGACTTATCGTAGTATTTATCGGTTTTCGCATGCTCTTCCCCCAGCAAAACCCAGAACACGCCCCTGAAGTCAAAAGTAAAAAAGAGGAAATCAACGGCAGTTTCTCCGCCAATGAAGTCAATATCGCCTTCGTTCCACTGGCGATGCCCAGCACTGCGGGGCCCGGAACCATTGCCCTCATCATCAGTACCGCATCACAGATCAAGAGCGGTGTAGATATCACGCCATGGGTGATTACCGTTGCCCCCGTACTGACTTTTATGTTGATCAGCCTGATCGTCTGGCTAAGTCTGAAAAGCTCAGGCCTGATTATGCGTTTGATCGGTAAAAGCGGCATTGAAGCGATTTCACGACTGATGGGATTTCTGCTGGTTTGCATGGGCGTGCAATTCATCATTAATGGCACGCTGGAGATTGTGCATTCTCTCCATTAA
- a CDS encoding SRPBCC family protein: MFPSFLRKTAAKNGSYANEISSSITINRPAERLFDLWRKPETLPILMGHFASIEILNYTDSNWRINTPIGALIEWQARIIDEKPGEYIHWRSLEGARVPNEGRLSFQPATSEVGTVVTLTIRYNPPGGLIGKKIGQMFDMFSRDMLTKTLYRFKKLAEDELA; encoded by the coding sequence GTGTTTCCCTCTTTCTTAAGAAAAACCGCAGCGAAAAACGGCAGCTATGCCAATGAAATCAGCAGTAGCATTACGATCAATCGCCCGGCAGAACGCTTGTTTGATCTTTGGCGTAAACCGGAAACGTTGCCGATCCTGATGGGGCATTTCGCCAGTATTGAGATACTGAACTATACCGACTCCAACTGGCGCATTAACACGCCGATTGGCGCGCTCATTGAATGGCAGGCGCGTATTATTGATGAAAAACCGGGGGAATATATCCACTGGCGTTCGCTGGAAGGAGCGCGGGTTCCCAATGAAGGTAGGCTTTCTTTTCAACCTGCCACATCAGAAGTGGGTACAGTCGTGACGCTGACGATTCGCTACAATCCACCGGGAGGCTTGATTGGGAAAAAAATCGGCCAAATGTTTGATATGTTTTCCCGCGATATGCTGACGAAAACGCTCTATCGTTTCAAAAAATTAGCGGAGGATGAGCTGGCGTAA
- the pncC gene encoding nicotinamide-nucleotide amidase, which produces MTEADILRLSVLVGEKLKARGATLTCAESCTGGWLAKSITDVAGSSGWFDYGFVTYSNLAKQRLVNVSAETLERHGAVSEAVVNEMAAGALQAADADFAISVSGIAGPDGGSEEKPVGTVWFGFTDKQGGAFARTIRFSGDRNAVRLQSVHFALQTLLDAFLKK; this is translated from the coding sequence ATGACGGAAGCTGACATTCTGCGGTTAAGTGTTTTGGTCGGTGAAAAACTGAAGGCGCGTGGTGCTACGCTGACGTGCGCGGAATCCTGTACTGGAGGTTGGCTGGCTAAGTCTATTACTGATGTTGCAGGTAGTTCCGGCTGGTTTGACTATGGCTTTGTGACATACAGCAATCTAGCCAAGCAGCGTCTGGTGAATGTGAGCGCGGAGACATTGGAACGGCACGGTGCGGTGAGTGAAGCTGTCGTCAATGAGATGGCCGCAGGGGCTTTGCAGGCCGCCGATGCAGATTTTGCCATATCGGTAAGCGGCATCGCCGGGCCCGATGGGGGGAGTGAAGAGAAGCCTGTCGGCACGGTATGGTTTGGCTTCACAGATAAACAGGGCGGGGCATTTGCGCGGACAATCCGATTCAGTGGGGACAGAAACGCAGTTCGTCTGCAATCGGTTCACTTTGCGCTGCAAACGCTGCTCGACGCGTTTCTGAAAAAATAA